In the Mycolicibacter sp. MU0102 genome, one interval contains:
- the hrcA gene encoding heat-inducible transcriptional repressor HrcA, whose translation MGVADDRRFEVLRAIVADFVATKEPIGSKALVERHNLGVSPATVRNDMAVLEAEGYIAQPHTSSGRVPTEKGYREFVDRIDDVKPLSSAERRAILSFLDSGVDLDDVLRRAVRTLAQLTRQVAVVQYPTLSVSTVRHLEVIALTPARLLLVVITDSGRVDQRIVELGEPIDDHQLSQLREILGAALEGKRVSAASTAVAELAGHLDGRSGLSPGLANAVGRSATVLLESLVEHREERLLLGGTANLTRNAADFGSSLRSVLEVLEEQVVVLRLLAVQQEAGKVTVRIGHETEAEEMAGASMVSTAYGSLGTVYGGMGVLGPTRMDYPGTIASVAAVAMYIGEVLGAR comes from the coding sequence ATGGGCGTGGCTGATGACCGCCGCTTCGAGGTACTGCGTGCCATCGTCGCCGACTTCGTCGCCACCAAAGAGCCGATCGGCTCCAAAGCGCTGGTCGAACGGCACAACCTCGGGGTTTCTCCGGCCACGGTGCGCAACGACATGGCGGTGCTGGAGGCCGAGGGCTACATCGCCCAGCCGCACACCAGTTCCGGGCGGGTGCCCACCGAGAAGGGTTATCGGGAGTTCGTCGACCGCATCGACGACGTCAAGCCGCTGTCGTCCGCGGAGCGCCGGGCGATCCTGTCGTTTCTGGATTCCGGTGTCGACCTCGACGACGTGCTGCGCCGAGCGGTGCGCACCCTGGCGCAGCTGACCCGCCAGGTGGCCGTCGTGCAGTACCCGACACTGTCGGTGTCCACGGTGCGCCACCTCGAGGTGATCGCGCTGACCCCAGCGCGGCTGTTGCTGGTGGTCATCACGGACTCCGGTCGAGTCGATCAGCGCATCGTCGAATTGGGCGAGCCCATCGACGACCACCAGCTCAGCCAGCTGCGCGAGATCCTCGGTGCCGCGCTGGAAGGCAAACGGGTCTCGGCGGCCTCCACCGCCGTCGCCGAACTCGCCGGGCACCTGGACGGGCGCAGCGGGCTGTCGCCCGGCCTGGCCAACGCGGTGGGGCGCTCGGCGACCGTGCTGCTGGAATCGTTGGTCGAGCACCGCGAGGAACGCCTGCTGCTCGGCGGTACCGCCAACCTGACCCGCAACGCCGCCGACTTCGGCAGCTCGCTGAGGTCGGTGCTGGAAGTGCTGGAAGAGCAGGTTGTGGTGCTGCGGCTGCTCGCCGTGCAGCAGGAAGCCGGTAAAGTCACGGTGCGCATCGGTCACGAGACCGAGGCTGAGGAGATGGCCGGCGCCTCGATGGTGTCCACCGCTTACGGGTCGCTGGGCACCGTGTACGGGGGCATGGGGGTGCTGGGTCCCACCCGGATGGACTATCCGGGAACGATCGCCAGTGTCGCAGCGGTTGCTATGTACATCGGCGAAGTGCTCGGGGCTCGCTAA
- a CDS encoding LysR family transcriptional regulator, producing the protein MRHFVVAAEELHFSRAAARVYLAQQALSRQIKDLEDELGVKLFERNTRNVILTPAGEVFLEGARGVLAALDGAAAAAEQAARGVVGTLRLGYVPGAALELTAPIIAEFQESHPEVTIEMREFQVSDPSAGLASRATDVAFLRLPQNTANINTEILAIDPVVAMVSTSHRHAGRTSVSVRDLLDDPITQSSSVDQAHHAFWSLAAARTEATKVDVVRADSITEEAQVVAAGAAIAVTSAAAAHFMPLAGVRFLPIEDWPGSAIAVGWTDDEPSPLVSRFVDVARLVRDREPGIVHGIEHRLLAASP; encoded by the coding sequence CTGCGCCACTTCGTGGTGGCTGCTGAAGAACTGCACTTCAGCCGGGCGGCGGCGCGTGTCTACCTGGCGCAGCAGGCACTGAGCCGCCAGATCAAAGACCTCGAAGACGAACTCGGCGTCAAACTGTTCGAACGCAACACCCGCAACGTGATTCTGACGCCCGCCGGCGAAGTCTTCCTGGAGGGAGCGCGCGGCGTCCTGGCCGCACTGGACGGCGCCGCCGCCGCGGCGGAACAGGCGGCCCGCGGGGTGGTGGGCACGCTGCGGCTGGGGTACGTACCGGGCGCCGCACTGGAACTGACCGCACCGATCATTGCCGAGTTCCAGGAAAGTCACCCCGAGGTCACCATCGAGATGCGGGAATTCCAGGTCAGCGATCCATCGGCAGGGTTGGCGTCGCGGGCCACCGACGTGGCGTTCCTGCGGTTGCCGCAGAACACAGCGAACATCAACACGGAGATCCTGGCGATCGATCCCGTCGTCGCCATGGTGTCGACCTCGCACCGCCACGCCGGACGCACATCGGTGTCGGTGCGCGACCTTCTCGACGATCCGATCACCCAGTCGTCCAGCGTCGACCAAGCCCATCACGCGTTCTGGAGCCTGGCCGCGGCGCGCACCGAAGCGACGAAGGTCGACGTGGTGCGTGCTGATTCGATCACCGAGGAGGCGCAGGTGGTCGCCGCCGGCGCGGCCATTGCCGTCACCAGCGCAGCGGCCGCGCATTTCATGCCGTTGGCCGGGGTCCGGTTCCTGCCGATCGAGGACTGGCCCGGATCGGCGATCGCGGTGGGCTGGACCGACGACGAGCCGTCCCCGCTCGTTTCCCGCTTCGTCGACGTCGCCCGTTTGGTGCGAGATCGCGAGCCTGGCATCGTGCACGGCATCGAACACCGGCTGTTGGCGGCTTCACCGTAA
- the eutC gene encoding ethanolamine ammonia-lyase subunit EutC, protein MSLAEVDLWQDLRRHTQARIGLGRSGDAQPTRSVLEFRAAHALARDAVHQPLDIGHLAQQVATVGLGEPAAVTSQASSREEYLRRPDLGRLPKDLSEIQCSAAQVGFVLCDGLSPAALTEHGVPLLRALVDVVGAHRTIATPVIATGARVALGDHIGQAMGVQTLVVLIGERPGLSVASSLGLYLTHLPRPGRTDAERNCVSNVHPPDGLGYLEAARVIDVLITGARQLGRSGVDLKATSVAVLDGTASTTLS, encoded by the coding sequence ATGAGCCTCGCTGAAGTGGACCTCTGGCAGGACTTACGCCGCCACACCCAGGCGCGGATCGGGCTCGGCCGCTCCGGTGACGCCCAACCGACCCGCAGCGTGCTGGAGTTCCGGGCGGCGCACGCCCTGGCTCGCGACGCAGTGCACCAACCGTTGGACATCGGGCACCTGGCACAGCAGGTGGCCACGGTGGGCCTCGGTGAACCCGCGGCGGTGACCAGCCAAGCGAGCAGCCGTGAGGAATACCTGCGGCGCCCCGACCTGGGCCGGCTACCCAAGGATTTGAGTGAAATCCAATGCAGTGCAGCGCAGGTGGGCTTCGTGCTGTGCGACGGGCTGTCCCCGGCGGCGCTGACCGAACACGGAGTTCCGTTACTACGTGCGCTAGTCGATGTGGTCGGCGCTCACCGCACCATCGCCACACCGGTGATCGCCACCGGCGCCCGGGTTGCGCTCGGCGACCACATCGGCCAGGCGATGGGCGTGCAGACCCTGGTGGTGCTGATCGGTGAGCGACCGGGACTGTCGGTGGCTAGCAGCCTCGGGCTGTACCTGACGCACCTGCCGCGGCCGGGACGCACCGACGCCGAACGCAACTGCGTGTCCAACGTGCACCCGCCGGACGGCCTCGGCTACCTCGAGGCGGCCCGCGTCATCGATGTCCTGATCACCGGCGCGCGGCAGCTGGGCCGATCGGGTGTCGACTTGAAAGCCACCTCGGTGGCTGTGCTCGACGGGACGGCTTCAACCACACTGTCTTAA